Below is a genomic region from Sutterella megalosphaeroides.
TGGTCTTGCACGAAATCAATCTCGCCGCCTTCCACTCCGACTACATCTGCGCCTTCAAGGACGGGCGCGTAGCCGCCTTCGGCACGGTCGACGAAGTGATGACGAGCGAAACCCTCGAATCGATTTACGGCGTGCCTTTCGAAATCCACCGCATCGAAGGGCGCCCCCTCGCGATTTTCCACTGACGCCCGACCGGGGCGATCCCGGGAGGTCCGTTTTTTTCGTACCGCTTTACTCACGCCTTACTTCCAAGGAAACCATCGATGTTCCGACGCTCTCTTTTCCGCGGCGCCGCCGCGCTTTGCTTCTCGGCCGCTCTTGCGCTGCCCGCGTTCGCGCGTGCCGCCGACATGATGACGCTCGACACGCTCGACGGCCGCATGAAGGCGAAGACCGTGCAGGTTCCCGCCGATCCGAAGCGCATCGCCGTGCTCGACGTGGCGGTGCTCGACATGCTCGACCGCTGGGATCTCGGCGATCGCGTCGTCTCGCTTCCGAAGACGACGGCCGTGCCCTTCCTCTCGAAGTACTACGATCCGAAAAACGGCATCGCCAACGTGGGGACGCTGAAGGAAATCAACATGGAAGCGCTCATGGCGAGCGAACCCGACGTGATCTTCATCAGCGGCCGACTCGTGAAGAAGTACGACGAACTCTCGCGCATCGCGCCGGTCGTCTACATGACGACGGACCGCACGATCGGCACGCTCGAGAGCTTCCGCCGCAACATGGCGAACGTCGCGCAGCTCTTCGGGCGCGAGGCCGAAGCTCAGGCGACGTACGAAGAGTTCAAGAATCGTGCCGACGCGATCCGCAAGGCTTCCGAAGGCAAGACCGCGCTCGTCGGTCTCGTGACGGCAAGCCACGTGAACCTTCTCGGAAACGCCGCCCGGTGCTCCCTGATCGGCAACGAATTCGGCTTCACGAACGTCGCCGAAAAGGCCAACGCCAACCACGGCAACGAGTCCTCGTTCGAACTGCTTCTGAAGCTCAACCCCGATTACTTCTTCGTTCTCGACCGGGATTCCGCGATCGCCCGTCCGGGCGCGAAGCTTGCGGCCGACGTGCTCGACAACGACATGGTGAATCGCATGAAGGCCAAGCAGGACGATCACCTCGTGCACCTCACGCCCTCGGCCTGGTACCTCGCCGAAGGCGGCATCACCGCGATGGACATCATGTTCACCGACGTCGAGCGCTCGCTCGGCATTGCGAAGGAGGCGAAGTAATGAGCGCTCTTTCCCGTCGCACGCTTCTCGGAGCGACCTCGGCCGCCGCGTTCCTGGCGGCTCTCCCCTTTGCCCGTACGGCTTTGGCCGCGGCCGTTGCCGCAACCGCCCCGAAGAACCCGTTGCGCGTCGTCTGCATCGACTACGCGACGCTTGACATGATGCGCCTCTGGGGGCTCGAAGACCGCATCGCTGGCTCGGCTGCGCTCACGAGCGTTCCTTTTCTCGCGCCCCTGCCCGCGGGGCTTCCCGTTACGGGCGGCCTGAAGGACGCGCCGCTTGAGAAAATCGCGGCTCTGAAGCCCGATCTGATCGTGATCACCGGGCGCCTTGCACGCCTCGAAAAGGAAATCGGCGCGATCGCTCCCGTGCTCCTCATCACGCCCGATCAGCAAAACGGGGCTCTTGCGAGCTACGGCACGAACCTTCTGACGGTTGCGAGCCTCTTCGGGAAGGCCGATGCCGCAAACGCCCTGATCGACGAAGCGAAGAAGCGCGTCGCCGCCATTCGTGAACGCGCGGCCGGCAAGAGCGCCGCCGTCCTCATGGCGAACGAAGGGCGCATCGGGATGCTTGCGCCTCAGGGTCGCTGCTCGATGATTTCGGCCGAAATGGGTTTTGCGAACGTCGTTCCGCCCCGCAAGGGGCCGGGCCCCAAGAAGGGCGGCCCGAAGCCCGACGCGGAAGCGATCGCGAAGGCAAACCGCAAGACGCTCGAGGATCTCAAGCGCCTCAACCCCGAGTACGTCTTCGTGCTCAACAAGGACATCGCGGTCGGCCGCACGCCTGTGACCGATTACCGCGCGATCTTCGGCGCCGAGTGGGACGCGCTTCCCGCCGTGAAGGCCGGGCGCGCCACCGAGCTCTCGCACGCGGCCTGGTACCTCGGCGAAGGCGGTCCGACGGCGATGAACCTCATGCTCGCCGACATCGAAAAGGCGGTCGGGATCCGGTAAGCCGACGCGTTTCGGATTCCCGGAGCGATCGGACGTTCTTGAACGCCCGACTTCGGGAATTTTCGAGGTCGAAAAAGCCGCGCAACCCAAGTAGCGCTTGGGGTGCGCGGCTTTTCGGTTTTTTCGGCTCGTAGTTATGGAGAGGCCGAAGGACGCGCTTTTTCCGGCACCCCCGACGGTCTTTCGACGAACGGCTACAATGTCGCCCGTTCCGCAAAGGAGGTGCCCGGCCGTAGCCGACCACCTCCATTATTTTTTCTCGTTTTCAAAGGGCCTATCCTCCGTGCGTCTTCGCCAGATCAAACTCTCGGGCTTCAAAAGCTTTGCCGATCCGACGTTGATCGAACTCAACGACCCCTTCGTCGGGGTGGTGGGGCCGAACGGTTGCGGAAAGTCGAACGTGATCGACGCCGTGCGCTGGGTGCTAGGCGAAGGGCGTGCGAGCGAGTTGCGCGGCCTCGGGATGACGGACCTGATTTTCGCGGGCTCCTCGGGCCGCGCCCCGATGGGGCGCGCGAGCGTGGAACTCGTCCTTGAAAACGACGACGGGCGCGTGAAGGGCCCGTGGGCGGCGTACGCGGAACTTTCGATCAAGCGCGTCGTCACCGCCGAAGGCGAGTCGGGTTACTTCATCAATCATCAGCAGGTGCGCCGCCGCGACGTGCAGGAAATCTTCCTCGGCACCGGGCTCGGTCCCAAAAGCTACGCGATCATCTCGCAGGGGATGATTTCGAACTTCATCCGAGCCAAACCCGAGGAGCTGCGCGTTTACCTCGAAGAAGCGGCGGGCGTGTCGCTCTATAAAGAAAGGCGTCGCGAAACGGAGTCGCTTTTGCGCTCCACTTTGGAAAACATCGAGCGCGCCGAAGACCTTCAGACCGTGCGCGGCGAAGAAATAGCGCGCCTCAGGGAGGATGCGGGGCGCGCCGCGCGCTGGAAGGAACTCACCGACCGCCGCACTGAGTCCGAGGGTCTCCTTTATTTTCTTCAGTACGAAGACGCGAAAAACGAATTGGAGCGCGTGCGCACCGAGGGCCTGGCGACGGTTGCGGCCCTTCAGGAAAAGCGCGCCGCCTACGAGGAGAGCACGGCGCAGCACGAGGGGCTTGCCGGGCAGGCGACCTCGGCCGAGCACGCGCTCGCGGCCGCGGAGGCGGACGAACGGCGCGTCGAGCGCGAGCTCGCACGCCTCGAAGGGGAAGCCAAACGCACCATGGAGCGCCGCGCCGAAGCGGAGCGCCATCTTGCGGCCGCAACCGCCACGCTCGAAGCGAAAAAAGCGCGCCTTGCGGCCGAAAACGAACAGCTCGCCGCCGACCGCGAAAGCCGTGCGGCGTTGACGGACGCCTGCGACGAAGCCGAAGCCCTCGAAGCCGAAGCCGCGGAGCGCCTCGAAGCCGCGGAAATCGAACTCGAAGCGGCCGAAACGGGACGCCGCCGAACGCGCGAAGCGCTTGAAACCCTGCGTCGCCGCACGTCGGTCGACGAAGCCGCCCTCGGGCACGAACGCAATCGCCTTGCCGAAATCGAACGCAACCGCTCGAAAACCGAAGCGGACCGCGCAGCAGCCGAAGCATCGCGCCCCGACGAAAAGGAAACGGCGCGGCTGCGCGAGGAGGTCGACGAAGCGCAAGCCGCGGCCGAAGACTGCGCCGAGCGCCTCGAAGTCGCGGAAACGCTCCTTGAAGAAAC
It encodes:
- a CDS encoding siderophore ABC transporter substrate-binding protein; its protein translation is MFRRSLFRGAAALCFSAALALPAFARAADMMTLDTLDGRMKAKTVQVPADPKRIAVLDVAVLDMLDRWDLGDRVVSLPKTTAVPFLSKYYDPKNGIANVGTLKEINMEALMASEPDVIFISGRLVKKYDELSRIAPVVYMTTDRTIGTLESFRRNMANVAQLFGREAEAQATYEEFKNRADAIRKASEGKTALVGLVTASHVNLLGNAARCSLIGNEFGFTNVAEKANANHGNESSFELLLKLNPDYFFVLDRDSAIARPGAKLAADVLDNDMVNRMKAKQDDHLVHLTPSAWYLAEGGITAMDIMFTDVERSLGIAKEAK
- a CDS encoding ABC transporter substrate-binding protein, whose product is MSALSRRTLLGATSAAAFLAALPFARTALAAAVAATAPKNPLRVVCIDYATLDMMRLWGLEDRIAGSAALTSVPFLAPLPAGLPVTGGLKDAPLEKIAALKPDLIVITGRLARLEKEIGAIAPVLLITPDQQNGALASYGTNLLTVASLFGKADAANALIDEAKKRVAAIRERAAGKSAAVLMANEGRIGMLAPQGRCSMISAEMGFANVVPPRKGPGPKKGGPKPDAEAIAKANRKTLEDLKRLNPEYVFVLNKDIAVGRTPVTDYRAIFGAEWDALPAVKAGRATELSHAAWYLGEGGPTAMNLMLADIEKAVGIR